A genomic region of Streptomyces sp. NBC_00162 contains the following coding sequences:
- a CDS encoding type I polyketide synthase: MNADDIAIIGLGCRLPGGIDSPEALWQGLLDGIDAIGEVPPQRWRADDWHDVDPSAPGKMTTRWGGFLDDVAGFDAAFFGISPTEAAQMDPQQRVALEVAWAAVEDARIRTDRLAESATGVFFGTMWQEYHLATGASAGEIRTHTAIGTDTSIIPARIAYALDLRGPVMSVGTGCSSSLVAIHQAVRSLRSGESDLALAGGVSLILHPHTTVAMSKFGTQNPDGQCRAFDADANGYVRGEGCGVVVLRRLGDARRSGDRIYAVIRGSAVNNDGTTDGLATPSADTQAEVLRSAWREAGTDPGLVSYVEAHGTGTRRGDPIEAAALGSVFGDGRKTGEPLRIGSAKTNFGHLEPAAGVLGVLKTSLALFHGELPPSLHFRRPNPDIDFDAANLAVVTDRQPWPQGARLAGVSSFGYGGTNAHLALAGPPPARAAEVREPAARTRIPWVLSARSEEALREQAGRLRAHLAAHPGLSAADVGFSLATTRADHEYRAVLLGRETADLSRGLEALASGAQVPDLVVGSGRGRGPVLMFAGQGAQWAGMAAELLDSSPVFAERFAQCEAALGPFVDWKLTEVIGNADALERVDVVQPALWAMMVSLAGLWKHFGVDPDVLLGHSQGEIAAACLSGALSLEDAAAVVALRARAIRRGLAGRGGMVSLVCSRADALRLTGRWPDRLSVAAVNGPRSTVVSGSPEALEELLAHCGSAGIRAKRVPVDYASHSAQVEAIREDILTDLAGIRPRPGAAGFFSTVDVGRIDTATLDAGYWYRNLRSTVELDACVRELAAEGRSVFIECTPHPVLTMGVEESAEVRTVGTLRRQEGDRFLTALAEAYAAGVDVDWSRAFERANTVDLPTYPFRHQRYWIDGAADGGGPAQDAPFWDAVGREDLDGVARTLGLDRDALAPVLPALASWRRRRTSESVVDGWEYKAAWKEVPGPAVRPGDWLVLAPAGDAWARSVAGALTGQGLRVTLMELEPGLDRGALAARLRGTACDGVLCLPVAQDGPYTGYTGVPAGYAATLTAVQALGDAGVSAPLWCVTRDAAAVADEAVDPEGSLVWGLGRVVALEHSERWGGLIDLSSAYDPGVLAGVLTGDHGEDQVAIRGSVPYGRRLVRAAAGPARGWSPTGTVLITGGTGALGAEVARRLAGQGAERLVLVSRSGPDAPGARALTADLQRLGAGVEIVACDVADREAVRGLVERTRPDAVVHAAGALHDGLVQDLTPDRVDAALRVKAQGAWNLHELAPGLDAFVLFSSWGATVGVPGQGNYAPGNAYLDGLAALRHSQGLPATSVAWGPWAGDGMARGPVKEVLDRHGVPAMAPDLALLALDRAVASAEPCVTVADVRWDRFRTVFTATRPSALLADLPDGRDASAVQEPAFRRRLAELPADGRMRAAREEVRAQTALVLGHPTPEAVDVERTFRELAFDSVLGVELRNRLGAVTGLRLPTTLIFDHPTPAQVAAHILDAYLHEEPDPAAGETAPAARTATATPAAAPEAAPSGAPEAGAGEPIAIVAMSCRFPGGVRDPEGFWRLLSDGGDAITPFPEDRGWDLSALYHPDPDHPGTSYVREGGFVAAADFDPEFFGISPREALTMDPQQRILLEGSWELLERAGIAPAALKGSDTGIYLGTNGQDYASLGTPHGSEGFGLTGSAASVVSGRVSYALGLEGPSVTVDTACSASLVAIHLAAQALSRGECAMAVAGGATVMATPRLFVGFSRQHGLDPLGRCRAFSDGASGTALSEGSGLLLLEKLSDARRNGHPVLAVIRGSAVNQDGTSNGLTAPNGRAQQQVIRKALAAAGLEASDVDVVEAHGTGTTLGDPIEARALQATYGASGRPVWLGSVKSNIGHTQAAAGVAGVIKMVLAMNHGTVPRTLHADTPSRHVDWSEGSLRLVTGPVAWDADGPRRAGVSSFGISGTNAHLILEQAAGAEEPPAGAEEPAAGPRPALLPWTLSARTPEALREQASRLAVRVGTHPGTDPADLAFSLATSRTSFRERAVVVGRDTGDLLAGLRAITDGASSASVVEGSADDGRTAFVFAGQGTQRAGMGADLRAAYPVFDAAWREIRAALDPHLRRPLAEVIDDPDALRRTEFTQPALFAFEVAVFRLLESWGLTPDLVLGHSVGELSAAHVAGVLSLEDACALVAARGRLMQARPDTGVMLALQAGEHEVAPLLSARVHLAAVNGPRSVVIAGDADAVAEVAGRFTGRRTKRLNVSHAFHSAHMDGMLDEFRSVAERLTFHPPRIALVTNLTGRTVTDCGPDHWVRQVRQPVRFADAIRTARGEGVTRFLDIGPDGTPAAMIEDCLDGDDAVVVPTQRADRSGPEALTLAVARAHTAGAGPDWAPLLGEGRRRVDLPTYAFQRKRFWPDGSGSGAGHPWLTEVTELADGGWVLSGRVSASSQPWLADHVVFGTVVVPGTALLDMVLAGAGQAGAASVGELTLSRPMVLEDAVHVQVRIGPADGGRRPVTLHGKAEGTGTWSTHAEGVLVDAFGPEPTDWSVPALPAVDLAGFYEGFAAQGVDYGAAFHGVAELRGQGGTACGVVRLPAGEPGGFGVHPALLDAALQVMRAAVPASAEAQLPFQFTDVRLYATGATELRVRVDVRDDGIRAAITDPAGAPVAYVGALRLRPVSAGLLRAALTVPDLYRVAFRPVPQVPAVAEPVRVLGSGPVSEALGVTPSETVTEDGPRRILIDATALAEGVAAAHESAARALDLLRRLVPRRGLELVWITRDSIAARPGDRVRGLAQAPLWGLLRAARREHPEAALRIVDCDRIDAPTLLSALSVSGEPELAVRGGEFLAPRLTAAGAVGAAGAAGAAAGAGSVADGTVLVTGGTGELGRAVARHLVTEHGVRDLVLTSRSGPGNPEAGSLVAELTGAGARSVRVLACDVSDRTQVAGVLSSAGDWSAVLHLAGVLDDGLLLDYDERRLRTVLAPKLDGAAHLAELTADLGLSAFVLFSSVSGTLGSAGQGAYAAANAYLDALAARSGGTSLAWGLWEQAGLGMTAHLTEAELGRLRRQGIAPLPVAKALRLLDRALRSPDGNLVPVRLDLAALDGEPPALLRGLVRPALRRAGEDPAGGGLRKRLEGRTPEEQAASVTRLVLEEAAVVLGLPGPGGLRSKAVLKDLGLDSLMAMELRRRLANAAEVPLPASLAFDHPTPADIAELLMRRMGIARAESGTEPEASPDPAAPAPARSVAEIGAELDALLEL; encoded by the coding sequence ATGAACGCCGACGACATTGCCATCATCGGACTCGGCTGCCGCCTCCCCGGCGGGATCGATTCCCCCGAAGCGCTCTGGCAGGGCCTGCTGGACGGGATCGACGCCATCGGCGAGGTCCCCCCGCAGCGGTGGAGAGCCGATGACTGGCATGACGTCGACCCCTCGGCGCCCGGCAAGATGACGACCCGCTGGGGCGGGTTCCTGGACGACGTCGCGGGGTTCGACGCCGCGTTCTTCGGCATCTCGCCCACCGAGGCCGCCCAGATGGATCCGCAGCAGCGGGTGGCCCTGGAGGTCGCCTGGGCCGCGGTCGAGGACGCCAGGATCCGCACCGACCGGCTCGCCGAATCGGCCACCGGCGTGTTCTTCGGCACCATGTGGCAGGAGTACCACCTGGCCACCGGGGCGTCCGCCGGTGAGATCCGCACGCACACCGCCATCGGCACGGACACCTCGATCATCCCGGCCCGCATCGCGTACGCCCTCGACCTGCGCGGCCCGGTGATGTCCGTCGGCACCGGGTGCAGCTCGTCCCTCGTCGCCATCCACCAGGCGGTCCGGAGCCTGCGCTCCGGAGAGTCGGACCTCGCGCTGGCCGGCGGGGTCAGCCTCATCCTCCACCCCCACACCACCGTCGCGATGTCCAAGTTCGGCACGCAGAACCCCGACGGGCAGTGCCGCGCCTTCGACGCGGACGCCAACGGGTACGTACGGGGCGAAGGCTGCGGCGTCGTCGTCCTGCGCCGGCTCGGCGACGCCCGGCGCAGCGGCGACCGGATCTACGCGGTGATCCGCGGCAGCGCCGTGAACAACGACGGCACCACCGACGGCCTGGCCACCCCGAGCGCCGACACGCAGGCCGAAGTGCTGCGCTCGGCCTGGCGGGAGGCCGGAACGGACCCGGGCCTGGTGTCGTACGTGGAGGCCCACGGCACGGGGACCCGCCGGGGCGATCCGATCGAGGCCGCGGCCCTGGGCAGCGTGTTCGGCGACGGCAGGAAGACCGGGGAGCCGCTGCGGATCGGGTCGGCCAAGACCAACTTCGGCCACCTCGAACCGGCCGCCGGAGTGCTCGGCGTACTCAAGACCTCCCTGGCGCTCTTCCACGGCGAGCTGCCCCCCAGCCTGCACTTCCGCCGGCCCAACCCGGACATCGACTTCGACGCGGCGAACCTGGCCGTGGTCACCGACCGGCAGCCGTGGCCCCAGGGAGCGCGCCTGGCCGGAGTCAGCAGCTTCGGCTACGGCGGTACCAACGCCCACCTCGCGCTGGCCGGGCCGCCGCCGGCGCGGGCCGCCGAGGTCCGGGAACCCGCCGCGCGGACGCGGATCCCCTGGGTGCTGTCGGCGCGCTCCGAAGAGGCCCTGCGGGAACAGGCCGGCAGGCTGCGCGCCCACCTCGCCGCGCACCCCGGCCTGTCGGCCGCCGACGTCGGCTTCTCCCTGGCCACCACCCGCGCCGACCACGAGTACCGGGCCGTCCTGCTCGGACGGGAGACCGCGGACCTGAGCCGGGGGCTGGAGGCGCTCGCGTCGGGAGCCCAGGTGCCGGACCTGGTCGTCGGATCCGGCCGCGGGCGCGGCCCGGTTCTGATGTTCGCCGGACAGGGTGCCCAGTGGGCCGGCATGGCCGCGGAACTGCTCGACTCCTCACCGGTGTTCGCCGAACGGTTCGCGCAGTGCGAGGCGGCGCTGGGACCGTTCGTGGACTGGAAGCTCACCGAGGTGATCGGGAACGCGGACGCCCTGGAACGGGTGGACGTCGTACAGCCCGCCCTGTGGGCGATGATGGTGTCCCTGGCCGGGCTGTGGAAGCACTTCGGCGTCGACCCGGACGTCCTGCTCGGGCACTCGCAGGGCGAGATCGCCGCGGCGTGCCTGTCCGGCGCGCTGTCGCTCGAGGACGCGGCGGCCGTGGTGGCGCTGCGGGCCCGGGCCATCCGCCGCGGTCTGGCTGGCCGGGGCGGCATGGTCTCCCTGGTGTGCTCGCGGGCGGACGCGCTGCGGCTGACCGGGCGGTGGCCGGACCGGCTGTCGGTGGCGGCCGTCAACGGGCCCCGCAGCACGGTGGTCTCCGGCAGCCCGGAGGCGCTCGAGGAACTGCTCGCGCACTGCGGATCCGCCGGGATCCGCGCCAAGCGGGTCCCGGTCGACTACGCCTCGCACTCGGCGCAGGTGGAGGCCATCCGCGAGGACATCCTGACCGACCTGGCCGGTATCCGGCCGCGCCCCGGGGCTGCCGGCTTCTTCTCCACCGTCGACGTCGGCCGGATCGACACGGCGACCCTGGACGCGGGCTACTGGTACCGGAACCTGCGCTCCACGGTCGAACTCGACGCGTGCGTGCGCGAGCTGGCCGCCGAGGGCCGCAGCGTGTTCATCGAGTGCACCCCCCACCCCGTGCTCACCATGGGCGTGGAGGAGAGCGCCGAGGTGCGCACCGTCGGAACGCTGCGCAGGCAGGAGGGCGACCGCTTCCTGACGGCCCTGGCCGAGGCGTACGCCGCCGGGGTGGACGTCGACTGGAGCCGCGCCTTCGAGCGGGCGAACACCGTGGACCTGCCCACGTACCCCTTCCGGCACCAGCGGTACTGGATCGACGGCGCGGCGGACGGCGGCGGGCCGGCGCAGGACGCGCCGTTCTGGGACGCGGTGGGCCGCGAGGACCTCGACGGGGTGGCCCGCACCCTGGGCCTCGACCGGGACGCCCTCGCCCCCGTCCTGCCCGCCCTGGCCTCCTGGCGCAGGCGGCGCACCTCGGAGTCCGTCGTGGACGGCTGGGAGTACAAGGCCGCCTGGAAGGAGGTTCCCGGACCGGCGGTGCGCCCGGGCGACTGGCTGGTCCTCGCGCCCGCCGGCGACGCCTGGGCGCGCTCGGTGGCCGGGGCCCTGACCGGACAGGGCCTGCGCGTCACCCTCATGGAGCTCGAACCCGGCCTCGACCGGGGTGCGCTCGCCGCGCGGCTGCGCGGCACGGCCTGCGACGGCGTGCTCTGCCTGCCGGTGGCGCAGGACGGGCCGTACACCGGGTACACGGGGGTTCCCGCGGGCTACGCGGCGACCCTGACCGCCGTGCAGGCGCTGGGGGACGCCGGCGTGAGCGCCCCGCTGTGGTGCGTGACGCGGGACGCCGCCGCCGTCGCGGACGAGGCGGTCGACCCGGAGGGGTCGCTGGTGTGGGGGCTGGGGCGGGTCGTCGCCCTGGAGCACTCCGAGCGCTGGGGCGGCCTCATCGACCTGTCCTCCGCGTACGACCCGGGGGTACTGGCCGGGGTGCTCACCGGCGACCACGGCGAGGACCAGGTCGCGATCCGGGGTTCCGTACCGTACGGCCGCCGGCTGGTCCGCGCCGCCGCGGGTCCGGCCCGCGGCTGGAGCCCCACGGGGACGGTGCTGATCACCGGCGGAACGGGCGCGCTCGGCGCCGAGGTCGCGCGCCGGCTGGCCGGTCAGGGCGCCGAACGCCTGGTGCTGGTCAGCCGGAGCGGGCCGGACGCCCCCGGGGCGCGGGCCCTCACCGCCGATCTCCAGCGGCTCGGGGCAGGCGTCGAGATCGTCGCCTGCGACGTCGCCGACCGGGAAGCGGTCCGCGGGCTCGTCGAGCGGACCCGGCCCGACGCGGTGGTGCACGCCGCCGGAGCCCTGCACGACGGGCTCGTCCAGGACCTCACCCCCGACCGGGTCGACGCGGCGCTGCGGGTGAAGGCGCAGGGAGCCTGGAACCTGCACGAACTCGCCCCCGGACTGGACGCGTTCGTGCTCTTCTCCTCGTGGGGCGCGACCGTCGGCGTCCCGGGCCAGGGCAACTACGCGCCCGGCAACGCCTATCTGGACGGCCTGGCAGCGCTCCGCCACAGCCAGGGGCTGCCCGCGACCTCGGTGGCCTGGGGCCCGTGGGCCGGCGACGGCATGGCGCGGGGGCCGGTGAAGGAGGTCCTCGACCGCCACGGCGTACCCGCGATGGCACCGGATCTGGCCCTGCTGGCCCTGGACCGGGCCGTGGCGTCCGCGGAGCCCTGCGTCACCGTGGCGGACGTGCGCTGGGACCGGTTCCGCACGGTGTTCACGGCCACCCGCCCCAGTGCCCTGCTGGCCGACCTGCCCGACGGCCGGGACGCCTCGGCCGTCCAGGAGCCCGCGTTCCGGCGGCGCCTGGCCGAACTCCCCGCGGACGGCCGGATGCGCGCCGCACGGGAGGAGGTCCGGGCGCAGACCGCCCTTGTGCTCGGCCACCCGACGCCGGAGGCGGTGGACGTCGAGCGGACCTTCAGGGAACTCGCCTTCGACTCGGTCCTCGGCGTCGAACTGCGCAACAGGCTGGGCGCGGTCACCGGCCTGCGGCTGCCCACCACGCTGATCTTCGACCACCCCACGCCCGCGCAGGTCGCCGCGCACATCCTCGACGCGTACCTGCACGAGGAGCCCGACCCGGCCGCCGGGGAGACCGCCCCGGCCGCCCGTACCGCCACCGCCACCCCGGCGGCCGCCCCCGAGGCCGCCCCGTCGGGTGCCCCCGAGGCCGGCGCCGGCGAGCCCATCGCGATCGTCGCCATGAGCTGCCGGTTTCCCGGCGGAGTACGCGACCCGGAGGGTTTCTGGCGGCTGCTCTCCGACGGCGGGGACGCCATCACGCCGTTCCCCGAGGACCGGGGCTGGGACCTGTCCGCGCTGTACCACCCGGATCCCGACCACCCCGGTACGAGCTACGTCCGCGAAGGCGGCTTCGTGGCCGCCGCCGACTTCGACCCGGAGTTCTTCGGGATCAGCCCCCGCGAGGCACTGACCATGGACCCGCAGCAGCGGATCCTCCTGGAGGGGTCCTGGGAGCTGCTGGAACGGGCCGGGATCGCACCGGCCGCGCTGAAGGGCAGCGACACCGGGATCTACCTGGGCACCAACGGCCAGGACTACGCCTCGCTGGGCACCCCGCACGGCTCCGAGGGGTTCGGGCTCACCGGAAGCGCCGCCAGCGTGGTCTCCGGCCGCGTCTCCTACGCACTGGGCCTGGAGGGGCCGTCGGTCACGGTGGACACCGCGTGCTCGGCCTCGCTGGTCGCCATCCACCTCGCCGCGCAGGCCCTGTCGCGGGGCGAGTGCGCGATGGCCGTCGCCGGCGGCGCCACCGTGATGGCCACACCGAGACTGTTCGTCGGATTCAGCCGGCAGCACGGCCTCGACCCCCTCGGACGGTGCCGCGCCTTCTCGGACGGGGCCTCCGGCACGGCACTGTCCGAGGGCAGCGGACTGCTGCTGCTGGAGAAGCTGTCCGACGCACGGCGCAACGGGCATCCGGTACTGGCCGTGATCCGCGGTTCGGCCGTCAACCAGGACGGCACGTCCAACGGGCTCACCGCGCCCAACGGCCGGGCCCAGCAGCAGGTCATCCGCAAGGCTCTCGCCGCGGCGGGGCTCGAAGCCTCCGACGTGGACGTCGTGGAGGCCCACGGCACCGGCACGACGCTGGGCGATCCCATCGAGGCACGCGCACTGCAGGCCACCTACGGCGCCTCCGGACGGCCGGTGTGGCTGGGCTCGGTGAAGTCCAACATCGGGCACACGCAGGCGGCGGCGGGCGTGGCCGGAGTGATCAAGATGGTGCTGGCCATGAACCACGGCACAGTGCCCCGTACCCTGCACGCCGACACCCCCTCCCGCCACGTCGACTGGTCGGAGGGCTCCCTCCGGCTCGTCACCGGCCCCGTCGCCTGGGACGCGGACGGCCCGCGGCGGGCCGGCGTCTCCTCGTTCGGCATCAGCGGTACCAACGCCCACCTGATCCTCGAACAGGCCGCCGGGGCCGAGGAACCGCCGGCAGGGGCCGAGGAACCGGCCGCCGGCCCCCGTCCTGCCCTGCTGCCCTGGACCCTGTCCGCGCGGACCCCGGAAGCCCTGCGCGAGCAGGCGTCCCGGCTGGCCGTCCGGGTCGGGACGCACCCCGGCACCGACCCGGCCGACTTGGCGTTCTCCCTGGCCACCTCGCGCACCTCCTTCCGGGAACGCGCCGTCGTCGTCGGCCGCGACACCGGCGACCTGCTCGCCGGGCTGCGCGCGATCACCGACGGGGCGTCCTCGGCGTCCGTGGTGGAGGGTTCGGCGGACGACGGCCGGACGGCGTTCGTCTTCGCCGGGCAGGGAACCCAGCGTGCGGGCATGGGCGCCGATCTGCGCGCGGCGTACCCGGTGTTCGACGCCGCGTGGCGGGAGATCCGCGCCGCACTCGACCCGCACCTGCGCCGTCCGCTCGCCGAGGTCATCGACGACCCGGACGCGCTGCGCCGCACCGAGTTCACCCAGCCCGCGCTGTTCGCCTTCGAGGTGGCGGTGTTCCGGCTCCTCGAGAGCTGGGGGCTCACGCCGGACCTGGTGCTCGGACACTCCGTCGGCGAGCTCTCCGCCGCACACGTGGCGGGCGTGCTCTCCCTGGAGGACGCCTGCGCGCTGGTCGCCGCCCGCGGCCGGCTGATGCAGGCCCGGCCGGACACCGGCGTGATGCTCGCCCTCCAGGCCGGCGAGCACGAGGTGGCCCCGCTGCTGTCCGCGCGGGTGCACCTCGCCGCGGTCAACGGCCCGCGGTCCGTGGTGATCGCCGGTGACGCCGACGCCGTGGCCGAGGTGGCCGGGCGGTTCACCGGACGCCGCACCAAGCGGCTCAACGTGTCCCACGCCTTCCACTCCGCGCACATGGACGGCATGCTCGACGAGTTCCGGAGCGTGGCCGAGCGGCTCACCTTCCACCCGCCGCGCATCGCGCTGGTGACGAACCTAACGGGGCGGACCGTCACCGACTGCGGTCCCGACCACTGGGTGCGCCAGGTGAGGCAGCCGGTCCGGTTCGCCGACGCGATCCGTACCGCGCGCGGCGAAGGCGTCACCCGGTTCCTCGACATCGGCCCCGACGGAACGCCCGCCGCCATGATCGAGGACTGCCTCGACGGCGACGACGCCGTCGTGGTCCCGACCCAGCGTGCCGACCGGTCCGGTCCCGAGGCACTGACCCTCGCGGTCGCCAGGGCGCACACGGCGGGTGCCGGGCCGGACTGGGCCCCGCTCCTGGGCGAGGGCCGCCGCCGAGTCGACCTTCCCACCTACGCCTTCCAGCGCAAGCGCTTCTGGCCGGACGGCTCAGGCTCCGGAGCCGGGCACCCGTGGCTGACCGAGGTCACCGAACTGGCCGACGGCGGCTGGGTGCTGTCCGGCCGGGTGTCGGCGTCGTCCCAGCCCTGGCTGGCCGACCACGTGGTCTTCGGCACCGTCGTCGTCCCCGGCACCGCGCTGCTGGACATGGTCCTCGCGGGCGCCGGCCAGGCCGGAGCGGCCAGCGTGGGCGAGCTGACCCTGTCGCGGCCCATGGTCCTGGAGGACGCGGTACACGTGCAGGTCAGGATCGGCCCCGCCGACGGCGGACGGCGACCGGTGACCCTGCACGGCAAGGCGGAGGGCACGGGCACCTGGAGCACCCACGCCGAGGGCGTGCTGGTGGACGCCTTCGGCCCGGAGCCCACCGACTGGTCGGTGCCCGCGCTGCCCGCCGTGGACCTCGCCGGCTTCTACGAGGGCTTCGCCGCCCAGGGCGTCGACTACGGCGCCGCCTTCCACGGCGTGGCCGAACTGCGCGGGCAGGGCGGGACGGCCTGCGGCGTGGTCCGGCTGCCGGCCGGCGAGCCGGGCGGATTCGGTGTCCACCCGGCCCTGCTGGACGCGGCCCTCCAGGTGATGCGCGCGGCGGTCCCGGCCTCCGCCGAGGCCCAGCTCCCCTTCCAGTTCACCGACGTCCGCCTGTACGCCACGGGAGCCACCGAGCTCCGCGTCCGGGTCGACGTCCGCGACGACGGGATCCGGGCCGCGATCACCGACCCCGCCGGGGCGCCGGTGGCGTACGTCGGCGCCCTGCGGCTGCGTCCGGTCAGCGCCGGCCTGCTGCGTGCCGCGCTCACCGTTCCCGACCTCTACCGCGTGGCCTTCCGGCCCGTGCCTCAGGTGCCCGCGGTGGCGGAGCCGGTCCGGGTCCTGGGCAGCGGCCCGGTGTCCGAGGCCCTCGGCGTGACGCCGTCCGAGACGGTCACGGAAGACGGCCCGCGCCGGATCCTGATCGACGCCACCGCGCTCGCCGAGGGCGTCGCCGCCGCCCACGAGTCGGCCGCACGCGCGCTGGACCTGCTGCGCCGACTGGTGCCCCGCAGGGGCCTCGAGCTCGTGTGGATCACCCGGGACAGCATCGCCGCACGCCCCGGGGACCGGGTGCGCGGCCTCGCCCAGGCCCCCCTGTGGGGGCTGCTGCGGGCGGCGCGGCGCGAGCACCCGGAGGCGGCCCTCCGGATCGTCGACTGCGACCGGATCGACGCCCCCACCCTGTTGTCGGCGCTGTCCGTGTCCGGCGAGCCCGAACTCGCCGTCAGGGGCGGGGAGTTCCTCGCGCCCCGGCTGACCGCGGCGGGCGCGGTCGGTGCGGCCGGTGCGGCCGGCGCCGCGGCCGGCGCCGGCTCCGTGGCCGACGGAACGGTGTTGGTCACCGGCGGCACCGGCGAACTCGGCAGGGCGGTCGCCCGGCACCTGGTGACCGAGCACGGGGTCCGCGACCTGGTGCTGACCTCGCGCAGCGGCCCCGGGAACCCGGAAGCCGGAAGCCTGGTCGCGGAACTGACCGGAGCCGGTGCGCGATCCGTCCGGGTGCTGGCCTGCGACGTCTCCGACCGGACCCAGGTGGCCGGCGTACTGTCCTCGGCGGGCGACTGGTCGGCGGTACTGCACCTCGCCGGCGTCCTCGACGACGGCCTGCTGCTCGACTACGACGAGCGACGTCTGCGCACGGTGCTGGCCCCCAAGCTCGACGGGGCCGCGCACCTGGCGGAACTCACCGCGGATCTGGGCCTGTCGGCGTTCGTGCTGTTCTCCTCCGTCTCCGGAACCCTCGGCTCCGCCGGGCAGGGCGCGTACGCGGCGGCCAACGCCTACCTGGACGCCCTCGCCGCCCGCAGCGGCGGGACCAGCCTGGCCTGGGGGCTGTGGGAGCAGGCGGGCTTGGGCATGACCGCACACCTCACGGAGGCCGAACTGGGACGCCTGCGCAGGCAGGGCATCGCACCGCTGCCCGTCGCCAAGGCCCTGCGGCTGCTGGACCGCGCACTGCGCTCGCCGGACGGCAACCTCGTCCCCGTCAGGCTCGACCTCGCGGCGCTGGACGGCGAACCCCCGGCGCTGCTGCGGGGACTGGTCCGGCCGGCGCTGCGCCGCGCCGGCGAGGACCCGGCGGGCGGCGGGCTGCGGAAGCGTCTGGAGGGCCGGACGCCCGAGGAGCAGGCCGCCTCGGTCACCAGGCTGGTCCTGGAGGAGGCCGCCGTCGTCCTGGGGCTGCCCGGGCCCGGAGGGCTCAGGAGCAAGGCCGTACTGAAGGACCTCGGCCTCGATTCGCTGATGGCCATGGAGCTGCGCCGCAGGCTCGCGAACGCCGCCGAGGTGCCGCTGCCCGCGAGCCTCGCCTTCGACCACCCGACCCCGGCGGACATCGCGGAGCTGCTGATGCGGCGCATGGGGATCGCTCGAGCGGAGTCCGGGACGGAGCCGGAGGCCTCACCGGACCCGGCCGCGCCGGCGCCGGCCCGCTCGGTCGCCGAGATCGGCGCCGAGCTCGACGCCCTCCTCGAACTCTAG